A stretch of the Thiocystis violascens DSM 198 genome encodes the following:
- a CDS encoding BrnT family toxin, giving the protein MKLDWDIKKAAANLRKHGVSFQEAGTVFGDPMALTFDDPDHSVGERRLLTFGVTRTSKFLIVCHTEEAGITRIISAREMNKRERRIYEEG; this is encoded by the coding sequence GTGAAACTTGATTGGGACATAAAGAAAGCCGCAGCCAATTTGCGCAAGCACGGCGTCTCTTTTCAGGAAGCGGGAACGGTGTTCGGCGATCCCATGGCGCTCACATTTGATGATCCAGACCACTCGGTAGGTGAGAGACGCCTCCTTACCTTTGGCGTCACCAGAACCTCCAAATTCTTGATCGTATGCCACACGGAAGAGGCGGGCATCACCAGAATCATCAGCGCTCGCGAGATGAACAAGCGTGAGAGAAGAATCTATGAAGAAGGCTAA
- a CDS encoding trypsin-like peptidase domain-containing protein: MLEWYEAVDALKPRMVRIATPVGTGSGFLLPWQSKSGLCAVATAAHVVDHAFYWEQPIRLDQVETGNSVLIRQEQRAIFSNALLDTAVIVFERGAISQPDGNLEFVPEEKYLRVGNEVGWLGFPAITPSLCFFSGRISAWRQDEKAYLIDGVAINGVSGGVVFALDIDKPRVVGVVSAYVPNRATGEVLPGLAIARDVSYLHQQATNFASLDEARSAQSIPEPPVAQAVESEIPSTPTRAG, translated from the coding sequence ATGCTCGAGTGGTACGAAGCAGTTGATGCGCTAAAACCACGAATGGTCCGAATTGCTACTCCGGTTGGAACTGGTTCCGGCTTCCTTCTTCCTTGGCAAAGCAAGTCTGGTCTTTGCGCGGTTGCTACGGCAGCACACGTTGTTGATCATGCCTTCTACTGGGAACAACCAATTCGCCTTGATCAAGTAGAAACAGGGAACTCTGTGCTGATTCGTCAAGAGCAACGAGCCATTTTTTCGAACGCATTGCTGGATACGGCAGTCATTGTCTTTGAGCGCGGCGCTATCAGCCAACCGGATGGGAATCTCGAGTTTGTCCCGGAAGAAAAGTACCTTCGTGTTGGTAACGAGGTGGGGTGGCTTGGGTTTCCGGCAATAACGCCATCACTATGCTTTTTCAGCGGACGTATCAGTGCATGGCGACAAGATGAAAAGGCATATCTCATTGACGGCGTAGCTATTAACGGAGTCAGTGGAGGTGTGGTTTTCGCGCTCGATATCGATAAACCAAGGGTCGTCGGTGTGGTCTCTGCATATGTTCCCAACCGTGCCACCGGCGAGGTTCTTCCTGGGCTTGCTATCGCTAGAGATGTGTCCTACCTGCATCAGCAAGCGACAAATTTCGCATCTCTTGATGAAGCGCGTTCTGCGCAGTCCATTCCTGAACCACCTGTTGCGCAGGCCGTTGAAAGTGAAATACCGTCGACGCCCACACGCGCAGGCTAA
- a CDS encoding UPF0175 family protein translates to MPTDPPERFAAEARFLLALKLFELGRVSSGKAGRLCGMGRVEFLLAASRAGTPVVTLSTDEMASEFSWDD, encoded by the coding sequence ATGCCCACCGATCCCCCCGAACGATTTGCCGCCGAGGCCCGTTTTCTGCTGGCCTTGAAGCTGTTCGAGTTGGGGCGGGTGTCCTCCGGCAAGGCCGGACGCCTCTGTGGCATGGGGCGAGTCGAATTCCTGTTGGCCGCCAGTCGCGCGGGAACGCCAGTCGTCACACTCTCAACCGACGAGATGGCGTCTGAGTTTTCCTGGGATGATTGA